In Patagioenas fasciata isolate bPatFas1 chromosome 11, bPatFas1.hap1, whole genome shotgun sequence, the genomic stretch AGATGCTCCAGCTGGAAGCTGTCTAGCCACTCACTCAGATTTCTGTTAGAAGTGACGCCATCCTGTCCCTTGGTGGGCCAGATAGCTTCCCTTTCTTTCAGTATTTATAAATGGATTCTAAGACCAAACTGCCTTTGTTACTGCTTTTTGGCCATATTGtctgccctctctgctcccaCTTCAGTCAGTTTTCTAGAATAGCATTCATTTTCTCAAGTATGCTTGTTGAACTCTACTGTTTGATGGCTTGTGCTCAGTTTTCAGCCCACTGCTTGCTTAGTCACTCTTGCACAGAAGTGCCTGCTTTCCTGCCTCGTAAGGAGGCTGCTGAGAGCTGGAACTGGGGCAGGGAGAGCTGGGAATCTCTTAAGATTTAGAATCAGATCTCTAAGCATTCATTTCTAAAGTGCCAATATTGCTTGGGATTGTCCTTGTGTAAGGAAGGAAAGGTGGTCCTGAGCTCATGTTAGCAGCTGATAGAAGTTATTATTATACTTTCCAGTGCTGGCTTTCAAACTCATCTCAGATCTGGCTCTGTGCCTCTGGATTAGCTGAAGTAAAGCTTGAAAGTCCCACTACAGATTTCTGCTAATTTGAACAATCTTTGCTACTCTTGTCTCTTTTGTTTTACAGTAAGATAGCATGCTTTTGGCTCTCTGCTCTTATGTTGTTAGGCTGCTAATAACAAACATGCAAACCATTATTTTCAGGCTGTTGAGACTTCCTGCAGCTGAACGGAAAGCTCTTGAAACATCCGTACTCTCTCTTCATATGCAAACTGGAACATCAAAGCAATGACCTTCATTTTTTGCAACTCAGTGTTGTAGTTTATCTCCTTATAAAGGAAGGGGTCCCTGGGAAATACTGCAGGTCCTTGCTCATGTGAAAAAAGGGAGAAGGGATTGAAAAATCTGTTCTCTGGCCACCAACTGTTGGCACATATTTGCCAGCCAACCAGATGAATACATTGATTATAGTAGTCCTTGAAAACTCTCTCACAGTAGAAAGCTAGGATGAGCTTTGCATCCGAGCCCGTGAATTTTAAGTTAAGCATTGAGTGTTGTGGGGGAAAAATACCAGTCATGGATGTGTAAGAATGCCGTTTCAAAAAGGTACAATGTCTGTCCTGGCAGCTCGTTACAGCTCTGACTGTACGGAGAGCTGTATATTTATGTGAACGTGCTTCAGGTATTTCTGGGCATACACAGGGACTTCATAAACTTCCTCTTGGACTGGCCAGTCTGAGGCAACAGCGCGGTGAAGAGAAGCTTGTGTGTCTTGGAGTGGAGTGTGTCGAGTTCCTTGGTTACTGATCGGAATTGCCAGCAGTGCTTTGTCCATTGGACCCATATTTATGCAGCTGAGTTGACAGATTTCTTATTGTCAGATTGTCATAGCCTGAGGAGAAGGGCTAAAATAACTTACATTGGTGCAGGTTGTTGAAACAATTGGATTGGGATTTAACTACAGAGTTTTCTGTGTCCACTCAGTCTTTCTCAAAGGAAGACTAATTAGAAGtaaacaatttttattttaaagtgtctGGTTTGAGTACTGCTTTCTGTACTACTTTTCTGCAATAAGACTTGATTACCTTACAGTAAAATTCATTTTCTTGAAATTTAAACAGGAAATAAATAAGAAGGTCCTTGTCGTGATAGCATATTCCAGTCTCTGGGACTTGCTAAATCATGGCTGTTATACAGATGGTTACACACCCACTCGTGCTGTTTTTGCAGCACACTGGGATTAGGCTTTGTGGAAGAAAACCTCAGGGGCAGATTTATTCCCTTACACAAACCTTTTGAACTGGGGTGGTGGTTTTGGCAATAAAGGTAAGTCACAGGAGGTACTCTCGTACCGGCACTGTCTGGGACTTCAGAGTTAATCATTAACTCTGAAGAGAGTTAGAAGAATCGGTGTAGGACTTAGCACTCCGTATTCTATACCCAACGTGCATGTGTGAGCACAATGGTATCAGTTTGTGCTTGTGAAGGGATGCTACTTATTAAGCCCTTGTGTAAATTCATTCTGATTAAGTTTACTTATATCTCTTCCAACTCCAGGAACTTTCAAACTTACAATAGAATTCACAGAAGAATATCCGAATAAGCCACCTACTGTTAGATTTGTCTCTAAAATGTTTCATCCGAATGGTAagtacttgcacagttttttgtttgtttttttcagttatacCATGCTGTAGTGTTGTAAAAAAAGTCTATTTATTATAAGCAAAATTCTAGTGTGGCTGTAGGTAGTCTTGTCAGGGGTGAACTTGTGAGCAGTGCTCAGGCTGCAAAGGGGCAATAAAAGGACCGTCTTGCTTTCAGGTGTTACAGGACAGTATTGGTGACACACTCTTCTCTCTCAACTGCCTGTTGTTAAACCTTACAGAAGAATATTTTGTAGGTAAATAGCAGTGCCTTGGACTTTTGTCCAGACATACTGCATACATAGCGTAAAGGCACTGCTGAACACAGTGGTCTTTTATCACTTTTCTTCTCAAAAATGCCTGTAAAAATTATATACATCAAAATGTAGTGCTAGTTTCCAACTATAGCCAGTGATAGCAATATTGTTTAATTAATCCCCTGCTTTGGTAATTAAAGGCTGGAGATGTATTCCTTGTCTCCAAACAAATACTAGGTTTGTGAAGAAATGCTTGCGTTTGTCAAATGCAGCAAGTAAGTGTGTGTGGGTAAAGTGCACTGAGGGAAGGTTCTTCTAAAGGTGCCATGGGAAAGGTGACTAGACACTGACTGTTGTAGGTACTTTCTGGGGAAACCTTACATGTGAACTGCTTTTTGCCTATATTCTTTATTTGGTTCACTTGTGGGTAgcttaacacttttttttcttccttaaaatctgtttatttagTGTTATTCATTCCATAGTGGTAGCTGCAATGTCACAGAGAACCTTGATGCTGAAGAATGAGCAGAGGTTGAGTTTAAATACTTTGGGCAGCTGTCAGTGACAAGCTTCACCTCTTGCTACCAACAGGCTTGTTTGTTGGATTTAATCTGTCGGATGCTATTGACTTCTGTAGTGTTTGTCAGTATGGAGGTTTTCAGGATCAGGCTATATACTGGGAAAAATGAGTAGCTGTACAACTTCTGTTTTAAGCCATTCTTCTTGAACCTTTTCTAGTCTATGCGGATGGTAGTATATGTCTGGATATTCTTCAGAATCGTTGGAGTCCTACTTACGATGTCTCTTCCATCTTAACATCCATACAGGTAAAACAACTCTGCATGGAAAGGCAGAATGAAATTAGGATGCTTTGACAAAAACCGCTTAGAAAAGCGTTTTTATTTCCTTGCCCCGATAGCCAGTATAGCAGCCATACCTTGCTTTTTGCTGAGGTATGCGTACCTAGCAGGTGGTCACTGAAGGGACCCAGCCAGCGTTTGCACTGCTTGGGTGTCCCTGCTTGGCTGTCACCTGCACAGCAAAAGCTTCCAGTCACAACTGGAATAACGCAGCGTGCCTTCCCTGTGTCTACATGAACTTCTGCACTGTTCTTGGTGTGGGTAGTTCGAGGAATATGCTGGAAAACTCTGCATGCTTTCAAGTGCCTAAGAATCTTTTTCTCTTTGCACAGTCTCTATTGGATGAGCCAAATCCGAACAGTCCAGCCAACAGCCAGGCAGCTCAGCTATACCAAGAGAATAAGAGGGAATATGAAAAACGGGTTTCTGCAATAGTAGAACAGAGCTGGCGTGACTGTTGACCCAGGATGATGCAAATGAACACTCTTgatgaggaaaataaacaaagtGTCTGAGGCATCTTTTTCCTCCTAGCATTTACTTTGAAAGCAGAATAGCTGTTGTGCTGTTGCCACCCTCCCTTGCTGAAGCTTCTTCTCCTTGGACATCAGAAAGCACCCACTTTGAAGTCAAGTGTTCTGTACTTGGGTTACTTGCAAAAGAGTTACTGATGCTGAATTCATTTTCTGTGGTCCCTCTCCAGTCTTAGGGCAGTATTGTGCATTTCTGTAGTGTACACTAAGCTTTTAATTGTAATTGTGTTATACACAGTGATGCTTATGTATAGCTTGATAAAAGGGAtgtttatatacatacacatttttTAACTGATACTAACTAAAGTGCTGATCTGTCCAGGCTGGTCATTTACCTCTACTGTTGGTTTAGACCCCACTGCATTTGTAAGTACTGAATGAAGAAATAACCTTGTTTCCCTTTTGTATTGGTTTATCAACTCCTTACTGATAAAACAGTTCTTAAATTGATTCAAATTCCAGTATTTAGGAAGACCATGGAATGCAATTTACTTCTGCACTTCACATGCAAGATTTATGTACAGATACACATAAATCACTACAGTTGTGGTATTTTGCTTAGGGTGAGAATCAACCCCccccttttttaaattttatgttaAAGGATGTGTCTACAGAGACCGCTTCATTAAGtttctctggtcctgtcactgagaCATTACTGGACAAAAGCAGGTAGAGCTGGGGTACTCTGGGCAAAAGATCTTCCACATTAAGGAAGAGGTAAATCCTGGAGTGTtccagcagtggaattactctcCTTTGTTGTCTTTCTCCCACCCCTTAAGTTTGAATAAAGTATGGGGTAGGCACTTGAGTCTCTGCAGTTTCTGCTCTTTGTAGATTACTGTGTGGTTTGTGTGAGCTACTGCTGCATGCTTGAGTTAGTTTCCCTTCAGTTTTATGAGAGTATTTTttcaactctgaaaaaaaaaatatcaaaaaccacaaaaacatttGTAAGTCCAGACTCAGTTTTTTTGTAAGGCCAAGTTTGTACATTTGGATACAGTACTTTAAGCAGCAGTGTGGGATGGAACCTGCCCTTGTGTTGTCCACTGGTCCAGTGTCTTTGTGTGCACATTGGTCTGTTAGTTGAGAAGTTTAACTTTGCACAAGTAACCCATGTAAGAAACTGTACATTTTTCAAAAGTTGTAAATAAAGTGTAACCTTAGTGCTTATTGTATAAATAGGCAAGAGGTGTATAACTGTGGTTATTTTATCTGGGACGACAGGAGGCTGGTGGGGGACCAGGCTCCAGGCAGACTCTTACAGCAGGACTGTGAAATGT encodes the following:
- the UBE2A gene encoding ubiquitin-conjugating enzyme E2 A yields the protein MSTPARRRLMRDFKRLQEDPPAGVSGAPSENNIMVWNAVIFGPEGTPFEDGTFKLTIEFTEEYPNKPPTVRFVSKMFHPNVYADGSICLDILQNRWSPTYDVSSILTSIQSLLDEPNPNSPANSQAAQLYQENKREYEKRVSAIVEQSWRDC